From the genome of Clavibacter nebraskensis NCPPB 2581:
CGTGGCCGTGGGGCTCGGCACCGTGCTGCGGCCGGGCGCGGGTGCGACCTTCTCGGGCGAGCTGGATCCGTCGCTCGCCGCCCAGGCGTCGGAGGCGTCCACCTGGCAGGACACCGTGCTGGGCTTCTTCTCCACCAACATCGTCGACTCCATGGCGGGCGCGGCGATGGTGCCGATCATCGTGTTCTCGCTCCTGTTCGGCGTCGCGCTCAACGGCTACGTCTCCACGACGGGGAACGCGCTCGTGCTGCAGCTCCTCGAGCAGCTGCAGCATGTGCTGCTCGGCCTCATCCGGCTGGTCATGCGCGTCGCGCCGGTCGGGGTCTTCGCGCTGCTCGCGGGCCTCACAGCGGATGTCGGACTCGCGGTCGTCACGAGCGCCCTCGCGTACCTCGGCACCACGGCGCTCGGCGTGGTGATCCTCACGGTCGTCTTCGTCGCGGTCGTCGCCGTGCGCACGCGCCTGGATCCGCGCCGCCTCCCCCGCAAGCTCGCCGAGCAGACCCTCATCGCGGTCACGACCACGTCGAGCGCGGTCACCTTCCCCACGGTGCTCCGGAACACGGTGGAGAAGGTGGGCGTGAGCGAGCGGGTGGCGAACTTCACGCTGTCCATCGGGCTGACGATGGGCTCGTACGGGGCGGTGCTGAACTACACGATCGTCGTGCTCTTCCTCGCGCAGTCGGGCGGCCTGGCGCTCACGCCCGGGCAGGTGCTGCTCGGGATGGGGCTCGCGATCCTCCTCAACATGGGCACCATCACGGTGCCGGGCGGTTTCCCCGTGGTCGCGCTGTTCCTCGCGTCGACGCTCGGGCTGCCGGTGCAGGCTGTCGGGCTACTCATCGCGGTGGACTGGTTCACCGGGATCCTCCGCACCTTCCTCAACGTGAACGGCGACACCTTCGTGGCGATGCTCGTGGCGGCGCCGGACGGGGAGATCGACCGGGACGTGTACCGGGGGACGGGGACGACTGCCACGGCGGCGGCCTCCGCGGTTCCCGTCGCCGAGGAGGCGCCGGCGGACGCGACGGCACCGGCCGTGGCACCAGCGGCGCGCGACACCGTGGGGGCGCCGCGCGGCTGACCCGCCGCGCATCCGGCGCTCGCACCGGGGCCTCGCCGCGCGCCGGGCGGCGTCCCGGTCCGACGTACGCTGAGGGCATGCGGTCCTTCCGACGTGCGGGATCCGCACGCACCCCCGAGCCCGGCGACGGATCCATGCCCGACACCCGCGGCCCCGTGCGCCCACCCCGCGCACCCCGCGCGAAGCTCCCGCGCGACGTGCTGGTCCTCGGCGTCATCGCGTTCTTCGTGATGGTCGGCTTCGGCGTGGTCGTGCCCGTGCTGCCCGTCTACGCCGAGAGCTTCGGCGTCGGCAGCTTCGAGGTCGGCGCCGTCATCTCGGCGTTCGCGCTCATGCGCTTCGTGATGAGCCCGTTCGTCGCGCGCCTCATCGACTGGAGCGGAGAGCGCACGGTGCTCGCGGTGGGCATCGGGATCGTCGCCGTCTCCTCCGGGCTCGCGGGTCTCGCGCAGGACTACGTGCAGCTGCTCCTCCTCCGCGGCGCGGGCGGCATCGGGTCGGCGATGTTCTCGGTGGCCGCGATGACGCTGCTGCT
Proteins encoded in this window:
- a CDS encoding dicarboxylate/amino acid:cation symporter codes for the protein MELAALRNPALQIGIAAVAGIVFGLVAAGPAADVAVLGQVFIRLIQMAIVPLVMTSVIVATGSVGGAGTGRLAFRTFAWMIGFSVLAAVVAVGLGTVLRPGAGATFSGELDPSLAAQASEASTWQDTVLGFFSTNIVDSMAGAAMVPIIVFSLLFGVALNGYVSTTGNALVLQLLEQLQHVLLGLIRLVMRVAPVGVFALLAGLTADVGLAVVTSALAYLGTTALGVVILTVVFVAVVAVRTRLDPRRLPRKLAEQTLIAVTTTSSAVTFPTVLRNTVEKVGVSERVANFTLSIGLTMGSYGAVLNYTIVVLFLAQSGGLALTPGQVLLGMGLAILLNMGTITVPGGFPVVALFLASTLGLPVQAVGLLIAVDWFTGILRTFLNVNGDTFVAMLVAAPDGEIDRDVYRGTGTTATAAASAVPVAEEAPADATAPAVAPAARDTVGAPRG